The proteins below come from a single Tribolium castaneum strain GA2 chromosome 9, icTriCast1.1, whole genome shotgun sequence genomic window:
- the Nadsyn gene encoding glutamine-dependent NAD(+) synthetase, which translates to MGRKVTVASSTLNQWALDFDGNRERILESILEAKDLGATFRTGPELEICGYSCEDHFYESDTFLHCWEVLLELLTAPLCKDMIIDVGMPVMHKNVAYNCRVVFLNQKILLIRPKLKMCDDGNYRESRWFAPWKKIRQTEDYFLPRMISKFTGQSTVPIGDAVIATRDTCLGFEICEELWNPASSHINMALDGVEIISNSSGSYTELRKAFVSVDLVKSATFKAGGCYIFSNLRGCDGQRVYFGGCSCVALNGNIISRAKQFALQDVEVTVATLDLEDIRSYRNQIRSLAHLAAESPSYPRVVVDFSLSQEQDATLPIASPIEWVYLRPEEEIAQGPACWLWDYLRRSGQGGFFLPLSGGVDSSSVALIVFSMCKMLVEAVQRGDNRVLSDLRRVLGDPEYTPRTPSELCNRILVTCYMGTENSSKETKQRAATLAASIGSYHMHIMIDKAITAIIEIFSGVTGLFPKFASRGGCPRQNLALQNIQARLRMVLSYLFAQLMLWARNRPGGLLVLGSANVDEALRGYMTKYDCSSADINPIGGISKTDLRRFLNYAKSKFEIPVIGEIVDAPPTAELEPLQDGKLAQTDEEDMGMTYAELSQFGRLRKIEKCGPFSMYCKLVNTWGGNCTPREVAEKVKHFFRCYAINRHKMTVLTPAYHAEQYSPDDNRFDHRPFLYRANWSWQFRAIDKQLEYQGTSKRSITNVGQQANKKVDNTARIRTGIAV; encoded by the exons atgggcCGAAAAGTGACTGTGGCCAGCTCCACCCTCAACCAATGGGCCTTAGATTTCGACGGAAATCGCGAACGAATCCTCGAATCCATTCTCGAGGCCAAAGACCTGGGGGCCACCTTCCGCACAGGCCCCGAATTGGAAATTTG CGGCTACAGCTGCGAGGATCATTTCTACGAAAGCGATACGTTTTTGCACTGCTGGGAAGTCCTCCTTGAACTGCTAACAGCCCCCTTATGCAAAGACATGATAATCGATGTCGGTATGCCCGTCATGCACAAAAACGTGGCTTACAATTGTCGCGTTGTTTTTCTCAACCAAAAAATACTCTTAATTCGTCCGAAACTAAAAATGTGTGATGATGGGAATTACAGGGAGTCGCGGTGGTTCGCCCCGTGGAAAAAAATCCGACAAACGGAGGATTATTTCCTCCCTAGgatgatttcaaaatttacagGGCAAAGCACTGTGCCGATTGGTGACGCGGTGATTGCGACGCGTGACACTTGTCTCGGGTTTGAAATTTGCGAGGAGTTGTGGAACCCGGCCAGTAGTCACATTAATATGGCTCTGGACGGGgttgaaataatttcaaatagtTCAGGGAGTTACACTGAGCTTCGCAAAGCTTTTGTGTCGGTTGATTTGGTCAAAAGCGCAACTTTTAAAGCCGGCGGTTGTTACATTTTTAGTAATTTGCGCGGTTGCGATGGGCAAAGAGTTTATTTCGGGGGCTGTTCGTGCGTAGCCCTCAACGGAAATATCATAAGTCGGGCCAAACAATTCGCACTGCAAGATGTT GAAGTCACTGTTGCGACTCTTGATTTGGAAGATATAAGATCGTACCGGAACCAAATCCGGTCTTTGGCTCACTTGGCCGCTGAGAGTCCGTCGTACCCTCGAGTGGTAGTTGATTTCTCCTTGTCGCAAGAACAGGACGCAACTCTTCCGATTGCTAGCCCCATTGAATGGGTGTACTTGCGACCGGAAGAGGAGATAGCGCAAGGACCAGCTTGTTGGTTGTGGGATTATTTGAGAAGGTCGGGACAAGGGGGCTTTTTCTTGCCTTTGAGTGGCGGCGTGGACTCGTCGAGTGTCGCCCTCATTGTTTTCTCAATGTGCAAAATGCTAGTAGAGGCAGTACAGCGCGGAG ACAATCGTGTCTTATCCGATTTGCGTCGCGTCCTGGGGGACCCTGAATACACCCCTCGCACCCCTTCAGAGCTATGCAATCGCATCCTCGTCACTTGTTACATGGGCACTGAGAACTCCTCCAAAGAGACAAAACAACGCGCTGCAACTTTAGCCGCCTCAATCGGCAGTTACCACATGCACATAATGATAGATAAGGCCATAACGGCTATTATCGAGATTTTCAGTGGGGTTACAGGCCTATTCCCGAAATTCGCCTCTCGTGGGGGCTGCCCTCGGCAAAACCTCGCCCTCCAAAACATCCAAGCGCGCCTCCGCATGGTCCTGTCTTACCTGTTTGCGCAACTGATGTTGTGGGCCCGCAATCGGCCTGGGGGGCTCCTGGTGCTAGGCTCCGCGAACGTGGATGAGGCGCTAAGGGGCTACATGACGAAATATGACTGCTCGAGCGCTGATATTAACCCGATTGGTGGCATATCTAAGACTGACTTAAGGCGGTTTTTGAATTATgccaaatcaaaatttgagaTTCCTGTCATTGGGGAGATTGTGGATGCGCCCCCGACGGCCGAATTGGAGCCCCTGCAGGACGGGAAGTTGGCCCAAACCGACGAGGAGGACATGGGGATGACGTACGCCGAACTGAGCCAGTTCGGCCGATTGCGCAAAATTGAAAAGTGTGGCCCTTTTTCCATGTATTGCAAATTAGTCAACACGTGGGGTGGGAATTGTACCCCGCGTGAAGTGGCCGAGAAAGTCAAGCATTTTTTCAGATGCTATGCAATTAATAGGCACAAAATGACGGTGTTAACACCGGCTTATCACGCGGAACAGTACAGTCCCGATGATAATAGGTTTGATCATAGGCCGTTTTTGTATCGGGCGAATTGGTCGTGGCAGTTTCGGGCTATTGACAAACAA TTGGAATATCAAGGTACGTCCAAAAGGTCGATAACGAATGTGGGACAACAGGCGAACAAGAAGGTGGACAATACGGCAAGGATTAGAACCGGAATTGCCGTTTGA